Proteins encoded in a region of the Ornithodoros turicata isolate Travis chromosome 3, ASM3712646v1, whole genome shotgun sequence genome:
- the LOC135389155 gene encoding uncharacterized protein LOC135389155, with protein sequence MSKDARKPEIHSLTARSLSREFREHAQKNLVPRQMNRSHLAPPSATSSIDTVLSSSTEKCTVGGDTTPGYASDESSTSSAGTPVARVIGAKRRQARNLLQRASYWERRAEQGLLSDSS encoded by the exons ATGAGCAAG GATGCCAGGAAACCTGAG ATCCACAGCCTGACAGCACGCAGCCTGTCCCGGGAATTTCGTGAGCATGCTCAGAAGAACCTGGTTCCCAGACAGATGAACCGGTCGCACCTTGCTCCTCCTTCAGCCACGTCATCAATAGACACTGTCCTGTCGTCCTCCACTGAAAAGTGTACCGTGGGAGGTGACACTACGCCTGGCTATGCATCCGACGAGAGCTCCACCAGCTCTGCAGGCACCCCTGTAGCACGGGTCATTGGGGCCAAACGGAGGCAGGCGCGCAACCTCCTTCAACGAGCGTCTTACTGGGAAAGACGGGCGGAACAAGGCCTGCTCTCGGACAGTTCGTGA